Proteins co-encoded in one Capnocytophaga ochracea DSM 7271 genomic window:
- a CDS encoding DUF2339 domain-containing protein — protein MVSEKDLEALMAQVDGAVDRQYDFIKEMKQIKQTLWELKAQMRATSVLSSAVPAETAVPEGTREAVTETPPVETVTPVEEQTVINTVAEEMTTAVVEKQTAVAAVAEPVQETSQPKQETPPITFTTKTNPFAPKKKVRNPFEPKQPTNWERFIGENLFSKIGIVIIIIGVFIGVKYSIQHNLISPAMRLVLGYLMGIGLFVTGAMLKKKYESFSAILVSGAMTIFYFVTFIAYAVFGYFPQSLAFVLMFLFTAFTVLASLSYNQVVIAIIGLVGGYAVPFLLSNNSGQVEILFAYTAIINIGVLILSFYKQWRSLYISALFLTWLLLFSTWVSAYQYDDFVPYFVFNLVTFLTFYVAFIAQKIHRVQELEAVDVLLFLFSSLSFYAMGVWLILDYYPNNRTFVAMFTLLNAVFHFLVGYYFHLKKAPSQALKYLVLVLALSFATLVIPIQFKGTWITIFWIAEAALLFGFGRTKKMPVYERISYAVAILATFSLLIDWGKGSYSIFDMEDARAYITPFANLLFITGLLYSVAVGAMAYINDKYKETGTLNKVLSFLFNIFSVLILYCTFYREISVFCDMRALHQDPVIYSHYEAYQDLNTFKGVWHIIYSVLFISAYSFLNVKYLKKKLLAELQIGLNFLLLTIFMTLGLYYFSELRERYMEEVQEGGQLSLWFLNIRYVGLLSLVVLGNSIYALSKFLEFKTGARRVLEMLLHLVILWVASSELLHWTDIYESVANYKLGLTILWGGYAILLVVLGIFKRKKYQRISGIILVGFTLLKLFFYDTTHLDTLHKTIVFVLLGVLLLVASFLYNKYTKEIEGEQK, from the coding sequence ATGGTATCAGAAAAAGATTTAGAAGCCTTAATGGCTCAGGTAGATGGTGCTGTGGACAGGCAGTACGACTTCATTAAAGAGATGAAGCAGATAAAGCAAACGCTTTGGGAACTGAAAGCCCAAATGCGTGCTACTTCGGTATTAAGTTCGGCGGTACCCGCAGAAACGGCAGTGCCTGAGGGTACACGTGAGGCAGTAACAGAGACTCCCCCTGTGGAAACGGTAACTCCTGTTGAGGAACAAACCGTAATAAATACTGTGGCTGAGGAAATGACGACAGCTGTTGTAGAGAAGCAAACGGCTGTTGCGGCGGTTGCTGAACCGGTGCAAGAAACTTCACAACCGAAACAAGAGACCCCTCCGATTACTTTTACAACAAAAACGAATCCGTTTGCGCCCAAAAAGAAGGTGAGAAATCCGTTTGAGCCGAAGCAACCTACTAACTGGGAGCGATTTATCGGTGAGAATTTGTTTAGCAAGATAGGGATAGTGATTATTATTATTGGGGTGTTTATAGGGGTGAAATACTCTATTCAGCATAACCTTATCAGCCCTGCAATGCGCTTGGTTTTAGGTTACTTAATGGGTATAGGGCTTTTTGTAACGGGAGCTATGCTCAAGAAAAAATATGAGAGTTTTAGTGCTATCTTGGTGAGTGGAGCAATGACGATTTTTTATTTCGTCACCTTTATTGCATATGCTGTTTTTGGTTATTTCCCGCAATCTCTTGCCTTTGTGCTGATGTTCCTCTTTACAGCCTTTACGGTACTTGCTTCGTTGAGCTATAACCAAGTGGTGATAGCTATTATAGGGCTTGTGGGAGGTTATGCGGTACCTTTTCTTTTGAGTAATAACTCGGGTCAGGTAGAAATCTTATTTGCGTATACAGCAATTATTAATATAGGTGTGCTGATACTTTCGTTTTATAAGCAATGGCGTTCACTGTACATTTCGGCGTTGTTCCTCACTTGGCTATTGTTGTTCTCGACGTGGGTATCGGCTTATCAGTACGACGACTTTGTGCCTTACTTTGTATTTAATTTGGTAACGTTCCTCACTTTCTATGTTGCTTTTATAGCTCAGAAAATACACAGGGTACAGGAATTGGAAGCGGTAGATGTGCTTTTGTTCTTGTTTAGTAGCTTGTCGTTTTACGCGATGGGTGTTTGGCTTATATTGGATTATTATCCTAATAATCGGACTTTTGTGGCGATGTTTACATTGCTTAACGCTGTATTTCACTTTTTGGTGGGTTATTATTTTCACCTCAAAAAGGCGCCTTCTCAGGCTTTGAAATACTTAGTTTTGGTGTTGGCACTCTCATTTGCTACTTTGGTAATTCCGATACAGTTTAAAGGAACGTGGATAACTATCTTCTGGATAGCCGAAGCTGCGTTACTTTTTGGGTTTGGGCGTACTAAAAAAATGCCTGTGTACGAGCGAATTTCATACGCAGTAGCGATTTTGGCTACTTTCAGTTTGCTGATAGATTGGGGGAAAGGCTCTTATAGTATCTTTGATATGGAAGACGCGAGAGCGTATATCACGCCTTTTGCTAACTTGCTCTTTATTACAGGGTTACTTTATAGTGTGGCGGTAGGAGCAATGGCTTATATCAATGATAAATACAAAGAGACAGGGACACTTAATAAAGTGTTGAGCTTTTTGTTCAATATTTTTTCGGTACTTATTTTGTATTGCACTTTTTACAGAGAGATAAGCGTGTTTTGCGATATGAGGGCTTTACATCAAGACCCTGTGATTTACAGCCATTATGAGGCATATCAAGACTTGAACACTTTTAAAGGGGTATGGCATATTATATACAGTGTGTTGTTTATTTCGGCTTATAGTTTTCTGAATGTGAAGTACCTGAAAAAGAAATTGTTGGCAGAACTACAAATAGGCTTAAACTTTTTGTTACTGACTATATTTATGACCTTGGGGCTTTACTATTTCAGTGAGTTGCGAGAACGTTATATGGAAGAAGTGCAGGAAGGAGGGCAGTTATCACTTTGGTTTTTAAATATTAGATATGTGGGTTTGCTCTCGCTGGTGGTATTAGGCAATAGCATTTATGCCCTCAGTAAGTTTTTGGAATTTAAAACAGGGGCAAGGCGTGTATTGGAAATGTTGTTGCATCTGGTTATTTTGTGGGTTGCTAGCAGTGAATTACTGCACTGGACAGATATATATGAATCGGTAGCTAATTATAAATTAGGTCTTACAATTTTATGGGGAGGTTATGCTATTTTATTGGTAGTATTGGGTATTTTTAAAAGGAAGAAATACCAGCGAATATCGGGTATTATATTGGTAGGTTTTACGCTCTTGAAGTTATTCTTTTACGATACTACCCACCTCGATACGCTACATAAGACCATAGTGTTTGTACTGCTTGGGGTATTGCTACTGGTAGCATCGTTTCTCTATAACAAATATACCAAAGAAATAGAGGGAGAGCAAAAATAA
- a CDS encoding ABC transporter ATP-binding protein has product MSTPPNAIEVTHLSKQYKEATSLALNDVTFKVRRGEIYGILGPNGAGKTTLMSILFGSIKPTMGSFSIVGLTYKDTSLRYKIGVVPQEYALYPTLTARENLHYFGSLYGLKGKQLKALTDEALERVALASVANKKIAHFSGGMKRRINLVAGILHSPEVLFLDEPTVGVDVQSKNIIIDYLKELNRGGMSILYTSHHLQEAQDFCDRVGILNEGQLLKEDTPQNLITEVQAFNLEEAFIQVTGKR; this is encoded by the coding sequence ATGAGTACACCCCCCAATGCCATTGAGGTAACCCACCTCAGCAAACAATATAAAGAAGCCACTAGCCTTGCCTTAAACGATGTGACGTTTAAGGTGAGAAGAGGAGAAATTTATGGTATTTTAGGACCTAATGGAGCGGGAAAAACTACCCTGATGTCTATTCTTTTTGGGAGTATCAAACCTACGATGGGGAGTTTTTCTATTGTAGGACTTACTTATAAAGATACAAGCCTTAGGTATAAAATAGGGGTGGTTCCGCAAGAATACGCTTTGTATCCTACGCTTACCGCTCGCGAAAACTTGCATTATTTCGGTAGCCTGTATGGACTCAAAGGCAAACAACTAAAAGCACTCACTGACGAAGCTCTTGAGCGAGTAGCCTTAGCCTCAGTTGCCAATAAGAAAATTGCTCATTTTTCGGGGGGAATGAAACGCCGTATCAACTTGGTGGCGGGTATATTGCACAGCCCTGAGGTGCTTTTCTTAGACGAACCTACGGTGGGGGTGGATGTGCAGTCCAAAAATATTATTATCGATTATTTAAAGGAATTGAACAGAGGAGGAATGTCGATTCTTTACACCTCCCATCATTTGCAAGAGGCACAGGATTTTTGTGACCGTGTAGGTATTTTAAACGAAGGACAATTGCTAAAAGAAGACACGCCTCAAAACCTTATTACCGAAGTGCAAGCATTTAATTTGGAAGAAGCGTTTATTCAGGTAACGGGTAAGAGATAA
- a CDS encoding leucine-rich repeat protein, whose protein sequence is MKRFLFMAILSCLGLVSVQCTKTDTERVEIKGERGERGNLILSGIGVPDASQGTVGDYYLDLSTANLYGAKTAQGWGTPISLKGLKGDAGADGANGTDGQNGKDAPVPQIKNGFWYIGETNTHIKAQGEKGTDGTNGTNGQKGQNGITPHIGENGNWFIGNQDTHIKAQGDKGETGATGATGAQGLPGKDRSKIYSGQGKPVSQGVEGDYYIDTEAKIFYGPKTNIGWPSTGISLTAQQMSDTDYELSADGKTLVKWKNEKTLFIDMNTDPKLKDVEIIADNAFNAEINKLTYQLRTFVIGDKVKDIGAKAFYLCTKLTSVEVSNENIRREITKIKTQTFANCTHLQNVDIPSSVTTIEARAFTGCNRLTSVILPETVNNIVNNAFAKCDNLHTVIIRNPNAFIIGTMAFNQTLLRNIYVPSGKVEEYKILNPQYKDFIK, encoded by the coding sequence ATGAAAAGATTTTTATTTATGGCAATATTAAGTTGCCTTGGTCTTGTGTCTGTGCAATGTACCAAAACCGACACAGAACGTGTAGAAATAAAAGGAGAACGCGGTGAGCGTGGCAACTTAATCCTCTCAGGAATAGGCGTGCCTGATGCTTCTCAAGGAACGGTAGGCGATTATTATCTCGACCTATCTACAGCCAATCTTTATGGAGCTAAAACAGCACAAGGATGGGGAACTCCTATTTCTTTAAAAGGCTTAAAAGGTGATGCAGGAGCCGATGGTGCTAATGGTACCGACGGTCAAAACGGAAAAGATGCTCCTGTACCTCAAATAAAAAATGGCTTTTGGTATATAGGTGAAACGAATACTCATATTAAAGCCCAAGGAGAAAAAGGTACTGATGGTACTAATGGCACCAATGGTCAAAAAGGTCAAAATGGTATTACGCCTCATATAGGAGAGAATGGTAATTGGTTTATAGGGAATCAGGACACTCATATAAAAGCTCAAGGAGACAAAGGAGAAACAGGTGCTACGGGTGCTACGGGAGCACAAGGGCTTCCCGGTAAAGATCGCTCTAAAATATATTCAGGACAAGGCAAACCCGTGAGTCAAGGAGTAGAAGGCGATTACTATATCGATACTGAAGCTAAAATATTCTATGGACCTAAAACTAATATAGGTTGGCCTTCTACCGGTATTTCTCTTACCGCTCAACAAATGAGTGACACAGACTATGAACTTAGCGCTGACGGAAAGACCTTAGTAAAATGGAAAAATGAGAAAACACTTTTTATAGATATGAATACTGACCCTAAGTTAAAAGATGTAGAAATCATAGCTGACAATGCTTTTAACGCAGAAATAAATAAACTCACATACCAGTTGAGAACTTTCGTCATTGGGGATAAAGTAAAAGATATAGGGGCTAAGGCTTTCTATCTATGTACTAAATTGACAAGTGTAGAAGTATCGAATGAGAATATAAGAAGAGAGATTACAAAAATAAAAACACAAACCTTTGCTAATTGTACTCACCTACAAAATGTAGATATTCCTTCGAGCGTTACTACTATTGAAGCAAGAGCTTTCACAGGTTGTAATAGACTTACAAGTGTTATACTTCCTGAAACAGTAAACAATATAGTAAATAATGCCTTTGCAAAGTGTGATAATTTGCATACTGTAATCATACGTAATCCTAATGCTTTTATAATAGGAACTATGGCATTTAATCAAACACTATTGCGCAACATCTATGTCCCTTCCGGGAAAGTAGAGGAATATAAAATATTAAACCCTCAATACAAAGATTTTATCAAATAA
- a CDS encoding PAS domain-containing protein: protein MIRDYRDIKLTVQRPTPIDKEVNWNKSLVVISETDIYGRITNVNDVFCNVCGYSAAEMVGQPHSIIRHPDMPKLIFKLLWDNLKLGNNFIGVIKNLAKSGEYYWVITDFEMRRDADGNITHYIARRRSVPKGVIDNYVAPFYDTLLKLEKIGGMELSTRFFKNYLAKQGKDYIDFIIDIMNENRENVSFEENQVSSVDTTQVISDDIVTMNEAQNEKRKSFFGRLFVQ, encoded by the coding sequence ATGATTAGAGATTATAGAGACATTAAGCTTACTGTACAACGTCCTACTCCTATTGACAAGGAGGTGAACTGGAATAAATCGTTGGTAGTGATTAGTGAAACTGATATTTATGGTCGAATTACCAATGTAAACGATGTGTTTTGCAATGTTTGTGGCTATAGTGCTGCGGAAATGGTAGGGCAACCACATAGTATCATTCGCCACCCTGATATGCCTAAACTGATTTTTAAACTGCTTTGGGATAACCTTAAATTGGGGAATAACTTTATTGGGGTGATTAAGAACTTAGCAAAATCAGGAGAGTATTATTGGGTAATCACCGATTTTGAAATGCGTAGAGATGCTGATGGAAATATCACACACTACATTGCACGCCGTAGATCGGTGCCCAAAGGAGTAATAGACAACTATGTAGCTCCGTTTTATGATACGCTTTTGAAGCTTGAGAAGATAGGTGGAATGGAACTTAGTACCCGTTTTTTCAAGAACTACTTAGCTAAACAAGGCAAGGATTATATTGATTTCATTATAGATATAATGAATGAAAATAGAGAAAATGTGTCTTTTGAAGAAAATCAAGTATCATCAGTAGATACTACACAAGTGATTTCAGATGATATTGTAACTATGAATGAGGCTCAAAACGAGAAACGCAAGAGTTTCTTTGGTAGATTGTTTGTGCAATAA
- a CDS encoding AMP-dependent synthetase/ligase, whose amino-acid sequence MDLTAYHFVSLFRNNVQQYPQKDALMGRVASSHWKGITWETLGSTTTLLSKSLLSLGIQPQETVGILAQNTPQWSLADLACLQIRAIPVPIYTTNTAEQALYVMNHAEVKVLFVGDEKQYHKALEVASQCPTLQMIVVCDNEVPLTEKQYSIHWNDFLALGNSPQYDTELDKRIAERNLDDLFTIIYTSGTTGEPKGVMLTYENLAFQMVGHTERLSTVDNTDTSLAFLPLSHVFERAWTYFCLYKAVTVYYLDDTNLVREALAEVRPTLMCAVPRFYEKIFATVHDRADASSFVKRKLFRLAIATGKRVLALREQGKKPSFVLQKAYNLFDKMVYKKLKEALGGRIKFMPCGGANLEPSIGRFFQSIGINLKLGYGMTETTATISCWGDDRINPQSVGNVMPNVQVRIGEENEILVKGGMVMKGYYKNPEETAKAFTPDGYLRTGDAGNLDGNNNLFITERIKELMKTSNGKYIAPQMIEGKVGKYNLIEQIAVIADGKKFVSALIVPNYEMLSQALKDLNLKYKNTADMIKHSQVIEYIGKQLQKFQKDLPDYEQIKKFTLLPSAFTIERNEITPSLKLRRKVIYANYSREIEAMYR is encoded by the coding sequence ATGGACTTAACAGCCTATCACTTTGTATCGCTGTTTCGGAATAATGTACAGCAATACCCACAGAAAGACGCTTTGATGGGAAGAGTCGCTTCTTCTCATTGGAAAGGTATTACGTGGGAGACCTTAGGCAGTACCACAACCCTTTTATCTAAATCTCTGCTTTCATTGGGTATCCAGCCCCAAGAAACTGTAGGGATTCTTGCACAGAATACCCCACAATGGTCGCTTGCCGACCTTGCTTGCTTGCAAATACGTGCCATTCCGGTACCCATATATACTACAAATACCGCCGAACAAGCTCTCTACGTGATGAACCACGCTGAGGTGAAAGTGCTGTTTGTGGGCGATGAAAAGCAATACCACAAAGCTCTTGAAGTAGCCTCTCAGTGCCCCACCTTGCAAATGATTGTGGTATGTGATAACGAAGTGCCTCTTACCGAAAAACAGTATTCTATTCACTGGAACGACTTTTTGGCACTCGGCAATAGTCCGCAGTATGACACAGAGTTAGACAAGCGCATTGCAGAACGCAATTTAGATGACCTTTTTACGATTATTTACACTTCGGGTACTACGGGTGAGCCCAAGGGAGTAATGCTCACTTATGAGAATTTGGCTTTCCAGATGGTAGGACATACCGAGCGCTTATCTACCGTAGATAACACTGATACGTCATTGGCTTTCTTGCCACTATCGCACGTATTTGAACGCGCGTGGACGTACTTCTGCCTTTACAAAGCAGTTACTGTTTATTACTTAGATGATACTAACTTAGTGCGCGAAGCCCTTGCTGAGGTACGTCCTACCTTGATGTGTGCTGTACCGCGCTTCTACGAAAAGATATTTGCCACCGTACACGACCGAGCTGACGCATCGTCATTTGTAAAGCGTAAGCTCTTCCGCTTGGCAATAGCTACTGGTAAACGAGTATTGGCATTACGCGAACAAGGTAAGAAACCGTCGTTTGTCTTACAGAAAGCTTATAACCTTTTTGATAAAATGGTGTATAAGAAACTGAAAGAGGCTCTTGGTGGACGCATTAAGTTTATGCCTTGTGGAGGGGCTAACCTCGAACCTAGTATCGGGCGTTTCTTTCAGTCGATAGGTATTAACCTGAAATTAGGTTATGGGATGACCGAAACGACTGCTACTATATCTTGTTGGGGCGACGATCGTATCAACCCACAATCGGTAGGGAATGTGATGCCTAATGTGCAAGTGCGGATAGGAGAAGAGAACGAGATATTGGTAAAAGGAGGAATGGTGATGAAGGGTTACTACAAGAACCCTGAAGAAACCGCCAAAGCTTTTACTCCCGATGGTTATTTGCGTACGGGTGATGCGGGTAATTTGGACGGAAATAACAATCTCTTTATCACCGAACGCATTAAAGAACTGATGAAGACTTCTAATGGCAAATACATTGCTCCACAGATGATTGAAGGCAAGGTAGGGAAGTATAACCTTATAGAACAAATAGCCGTGATTGCTGATGGTAAGAAGTTTGTTTCTGCCCTTATTGTACCTAACTACGAGATGCTCTCACAAGCACTAAAAGATCTCAACCTTAAGTATAAAAACACGGCAGATATGATAAAGCATAGCCAAGTGATTGAATACATAGGCAAGCAACTACAAAAATTTCAGAAAGACCTACCCGACTACGAGCAGATTAAAAAGTTTACGCTTCTGCCTTCGGCTTTTACTATTGAGCGTAATGAGATTACTCCTTCGCTCAAACTCAGAAGAAAAGTGATTTATGCCAATTATAGTCGTGAAATAGAGGCGATGTACAGATAA
- a CDS encoding nucleotidyltransferase family protein — translation MTTLVILAAGLGSRFGSDKQLENIHNGNALFDYGIYDALQAGFDNVVLIIRREIDDLARQHLENRFNNVPITYVYQDDFNPKGIERKKPWGTGHAMLCVKEFVKNPFLIINADDYYGKEGFRLMYKALNAGKEKTFFSGGYLLKNTLSENGTVSRGICEVDANHHLLSINEATKLRKINETTAIDEATGTEYPLSTYVSMNFWGFTHEVLDIADRYFKEFVAEHKDDPKSEFYIPMVVQHAIKDYGYKLEVLPNHDNWFGMTYHEDLAMVQNEIQKLVDKGEYPDRF, via the coding sequence ATGACAACATTAGTAATTTTAGCGGCAGGTTTAGGAAGTCGCTTTGGTTCAGACAAGCAGTTAGAAAATATTCACAATGGCAATGCTTTGTTTGATTACGGTATTTACGACGCTCTACAAGCTGGTTTCGACAATGTAGTACTCATTATCCGTCGTGAAATCGACGATTTAGCACGCCAACACTTAGAAAATCGATTCAATAATGTGCCCATTACTTATGTATATCAAGACGATTTTAACCCAAAAGGCATCGAACGTAAAAAACCTTGGGGTACAGGGCACGCTATGCTTTGTGTAAAAGAGTTTGTAAAAAACCCATTCCTCATCATCAATGCCGATGATTATTATGGCAAAGAAGGCTTTCGTTTAATGTACAAAGCGCTCAATGCTGGTAAAGAAAAAACGTTCTTCTCAGGAGGATATCTACTAAAAAACACCCTTAGTGAAAACGGAACTGTTTCACGCGGTATCTGCGAAGTAGACGCCAATCACCACCTACTCTCTATCAACGAAGCTACCAAACTGCGTAAAATTAACGAAACTACTGCTATCGATGAGGCTACAGGCACCGAGTATCCCCTAAGCACCTACGTATCTATGAACTTCTGGGGATTTACTCACGAAGTATTGGATATAGCCGACCGTTATTTCAAAGAATTTGTAGCCGAACATAAAGATGACCCTAAATCCGAATTTTATATCCCTATGGTAGTACAACACGCCATTAAGGATTACGGATATAAATTAGAAGTATTACCCAATCACGACAACTGGTTCGGTATGACCTATCACGAAGACCTCGCAATGGTACAAAACGAAATACAAAAACTCGTAGATAAAGGCGAGTACCCCGATAGGTTCTAA
- a CDS encoding phosphotransferase enzyme family protein, whose translation MKEIANQFNLKGTLLSVEPYGNGHINRTYLVKTTDTNYILQGINSNVFKTPNSIIKNIELLWETEPNNHVILPMMKAKQGGYSVNAEGIVWRVFPFAEGYTSYEFIEAPWQAEKAATAFATFMKTFANIDTSRLQATIPNFHNGDLRFQQLEEAYAQATPARKDKAEKLYKFAQKHKVIFDLIQKEVDEKRIPIRVTHNDTKINNVLINKSNPDDFRVIDLDTVMQGILLYDFGDMVRTSVSPTEENEADESKIIFNTEFFEALCKGFSVMNPVMTPSEKKHIVDGAKYMIFIIGIRFLADYFNNDVYYKISYPEENYIRARNQFVLFQRLEDKEKELRAIAKKYFK comes from the coding sequence ATGAAAGAAATAGCCAATCAATTTAACTTAAAAGGAACCCTCCTTTCTGTGGAACCTTATGGCAACGGACACATCAACCGTACGTATTTGGTAAAAACCACCGATACAAATTATATCCTTCAAGGGATTAACAGCAATGTGTTCAAAACCCCTAATAGCATCATCAAAAACATCGAACTGCTTTGGGAAACTGAACCTAACAATCACGTGATTCTCCCGATGATGAAAGCTAAACAAGGAGGATACTCCGTAAATGCTGAGGGCATTGTATGGCGAGTATTCCCTTTTGCCGAAGGTTATACTTCTTATGAATTCATCGAAGCTCCTTGGCAAGCCGAAAAAGCTGCCACTGCCTTTGCAACTTTTATGAAAACCTTTGCCAATATCGATACCTCTCGATTGCAGGCTACCATTCCTAATTTCCATAACGGAGATTTACGCTTCCAACAACTCGAAGAGGCTTATGCTCAGGCAACTCCTGCACGCAAAGACAAAGCTGAAAAGCTATACAAATTTGCGCAAAAACACAAGGTAATTTTCGACCTTATCCAAAAAGAAGTAGACGAAAAGCGCATTCCTATACGCGTAACCCACAACGATACCAAAATCAATAACGTACTCATCAATAAATCCAATCCCGATGATTTTAGAGTAATCGACCTCGATACAGTGATGCAAGGTATCTTACTGTACGATTTCGGCGATATGGTGCGCACTTCGGTAAGCCCTACCGAAGAAAACGAAGCCGATGAAAGCAAAATCATTTTCAATACCGAGTTCTTCGAAGCACTTTGTAAAGGTTTTTCAGTAATGAACCCTGTGATGACTCCCTCAGAGAAAAAACATATCGTCGACGGAGCCAAATATATGATATTCATTATCGGTATCCGTTTTCTCGCCGATTATTTTAATAACGATGTGTATTACAAAATCTCATATCCTGAGGAGAATTACATTCGTGCCCGTAACCAGTTCGTGCTCTTTCAGCGTTTGGAAGACAAAGAAAAAGAACTCAGAGCAATTGCTAAAAAGTACTTTAAATAG
- a CDS encoding GNAT family N-acetyltransferase, translated as MNENVTLRIAMPQDTPAIWAILSAAIERRKADGSNQWQDGYPNEEVIANDITHQYGYVLTEDNEILGYVALLINSEPAYEAIKGKWLTNADFMVFHRVAISPDHLGRGLAKFLLQKIEEIARNKGIPSLRADTNFDNAPMLHLFEKLGYKYCGEVTFRGTPRKAFEKKL; from the coding sequence ATGAACGAAAATGTAACGCTTAGAATAGCAATGCCTCAGGATACTCCTGCTATTTGGGCAATCCTATCTGCTGCTATTGAGCGTCGCAAAGCCGATGGCAGTAACCAGTGGCAAGACGGCTACCCTAATGAAGAGGTGATAGCTAACGATATCACCCATCAATATGGCTATGTACTCACAGAAGACAACGAAATATTAGGCTATGTTGCTCTCCTCATCAACAGCGAACCTGCTTATGAGGCTATCAAGGGCAAATGGCTTACCAATGCCGACTTTATGGTATTTCATCGCGTAGCAATTTCGCCTGACCATTTGGGGCGTGGCTTAGCAAAGTTTCTTCTTCAAAAGATAGAGGAAATAGCTCGCAATAAAGGCATTCCTTCTTTGCGAGCCGATACTAATTTCGATAATGCCCCTATGTTACATCTATTCGAAAAATTAGGCTATAAGTACTGCGGAGAAGTTACTTTCAGAGGTACTCCCCGCAAAGCTTTTGAGAAAAAACTATGA
- a CDS encoding PAS domain-containing protein: MSEFKSAVPTIARPTPIDREVQWDKTKVLISETDAIGTITKVNDVFCEVSHYTAEELIGQPHNLIRHPDMPKLIFKLLWDNLKAGNNFVGVIKNLAKTGEYYWVVTDFEMRRDASGNITHYIGRRRSVPEAAIKDYLAPFYDSLLKMERIGGVELSSRFFKNYLAKQGKDYIDFVISIMSEGQTKFTAETVSGVDNNNVTVSDDIYQMDDSKNEKRKNFFERLFN, from the coding sequence ATGTCAGAATTTAAAAGTGCTGTACCTACAATTGCAAGACCCACTCCTATTGACCGTGAAGTACAGTGGGATAAGACCAAAGTACTCATCAGTGAAACAGATGCGATTGGTACTATTACCAAAGTGAATGATGTGTTTTGTGAGGTATCACACTACACTGCTGAAGAACTCATAGGACAACCTCATAACTTGATACGCCACCCCGATATGCCAAAACTTATTTTTAAGCTTCTTTGGGATAACTTAAAGGCGGGAAATAACTTTGTGGGTGTGATTAAGAACTTAGCTAAAACAGGAGAATACTACTGGGTGGTTACTGATTTTGAAATGCGTCGTGATGCATCGGGTAATATTACACATTACATTGGCAGAAGAAGATCGGTGCCTGAAGCAGCGATTAAAGACTATTTGGCACCTTTCTATGATTCACTTTTGAAAATGGAGAGAATAGGGGGTGTAGAATTGAGCAGTCGTTTCTTTAAAAACTATTTGGCTAAGCAAGGAAAAGATTATATCGATTTTGTGATAAGTATTATGTCAGAGGGTCAAACTAAATTTACAGCTGAAACCGTATCGGGTGTTGATAATAACAACGTGACAGTATCTGACGATATTTACCAAATGGATGACTCGAAGAATGAAAAGCGCAAGAACTTCTTCGAGCGTTTGTTTAACTAA
- a CDS encoding tyrosine-protein phosphatase codes for MKKNLILYFLLFSFISLWGQQKATLIHADANLYKVDSLLYRSEQLVNEDKKIIKKIPIKTIINLRYFTRSGDKKIFHASEGIKLINHPLLTWRIKAPEIASVLKLIRKHQNEGAVLIHCYHGADRTGIMVAMYRIIYEDWSIADAKNEMLNGPYGYHSVWKNLEALFTESTVAEVRKHLGIK; via the coding sequence ATGAAGAAAAATCTAATACTTTACTTTCTATTATTCTCTTTTATCTCATTATGGGGGCAACAAAAAGCTACTCTTATTCACGCAGATGCTAACTTGTATAAGGTAGACAGTCTGCTTTACAGAAGTGAACAATTAGTAAATGAAGACAAGAAGATTATCAAAAAGATACCTATTAAAACTATCATTAATCTACGCTATTTTACTCGTTCAGGAGACAAGAAGATTTTCCACGCCTCTGAAGGTATCAAGCTTATCAATCACCCGTTACTTACTTGGCGTATCAAAGCTCCTGAAATAGCAAGTGTACTAAAACTAATTCGCAAACATCAAAACGAAGGAGCGGTACTTATTCACTGTTATCACGGCGCTGATCGTACAGGTATTATGGTAGCAATGTATAGAATTATCTATGAAGATTGGAGTATAGCCGATGCTAAAAATGAGATGCTCAATGGACCTTACGGCTATCACAGTGTCTGGAAAAACTTAGAAGCCTTGTTCACCGAAAGTACTGTTGCCGAAGTACGTAAGCACTTAGGAATAAAATAG